From a region of the Archangium lipolyticum genome:
- a CDS encoding lipin/Ned1/Smp2 family protein, translating into MIRTVSRFVALMLWILCAVPSSAFAQLTCPDHGSVANPPALQGPARRSFRHAGSQLLSWSHPPYHMVHDQIVPVGTQATVVGKFDYSRVLHKDLEDEDVHVYIMGTDTPGWEYVGEYRTDSDGKIHVPIVRPVGEYRVTMIVEGDLSSATGFVSVVEPGRQTVLFDIDGTLTLNDFEMVGDYLGVSTAQAYAHAVEVVNSYAAMGYQIVYLTGRPYWIAKDTREWIDYQGLIDGHLHTNPYGDGPIPPDTEQYKIDYLSYLLDDVGLDIVRVYGNATTDISAYEAVGLPKSETYIIGEHAGADGTMPIRNDYREHLLTVVASTPGANCIPR; encoded by the coding sequence TTGATACGGACTGTTTCTCGATTCGTCGCGCTGATGCTCTGGATTCTGTGTGCGGTTCCCTCGTCTGCCTTCGCGCAGCTCACGTGCCCGGACCATGGCTCGGTCGCGAATCCTCCCGCGCTTCAGGGTCCGGCGCGGCGGAGCTTCCGGCACGCGGGCAGCCAGCTCCTGTCCTGGAGCCATCCGCCCTATCACATGGTGCACGATCAGATCGTGCCCGTGGGGACCCAGGCCACGGTCGTGGGCAAGTTCGACTACAGCCGCGTCCTGCACAAGGATCTCGAGGATGAGGATGTCCACGTCTACATCATGGGAACCGACACGCCGGGCTGGGAGTATGTTGGCGAGTACCGCACGGATTCCGACGGAAAGATTCATGTCCCCATCGTCCGGCCCGTCGGTGAGTACCGGGTGACCATGATCGTCGAGGGCGATCTCAGCTCGGCCACCGGCTTCGTCTCCGTGGTCGAGCCTGGCCGCCAGACCGTCCTGTTCGACATCGATGGCACCTTGACCCTCAATGACTTCGAGATGGTGGGCGATTACCTCGGTGTCAGCACGGCCCAGGCCTACGCTCATGCGGTCGAGGTGGTGAACAGCTACGCGGCCATGGGCTACCAGATCGTCTACCTCACGGGCCGGCCCTATTGGATCGCCAAGGACACGCGCGAGTGGATCGACTATCAGGGTCTCATTGACGGGCACCTGCATACCAATCCCTACGGGGATGGCCCCATTCCGCCGGATACCGAGCAGTACAAGATCGATTACCTCTCCTACCTGCTCGATGATGTGGGGCTCGACATCGTCCGCGTGTACGGTAACGCGACCACGGACATCAGCGCCTATGAGGCCGTGGGCCTGCCCAAGTCCGAAACCTATATCATTGGCGAGCACGCGGGAGCCGATGGCACCATGCCGATCCGGAACGACTACCGCGAGCACCTGCTCACGGTCGTGGCCTCCACGCCCGGCGCCAATTGCATCCCCCGGTAG
- a CDS encoding glycoside hydrolase family 71/99-like protein: MTRRRFVNEGAGMFAALMLAGCGSASSDTGNRPGTAEPAATVTSPVAVSKTFTKKVYVHLMPWFESNVSSGNGSWGVHWTMATKNPNVIDSTGKRQIASHYYPLIGPYASGDQDVIEYQLLLMKYAGVDGVLIDWPGTLNCVDYPKNKQNAEAFINKTAAAGLDFAIVYEDHNLSLAPTYGCSVPDKHAAARNDMIYMRDNYFSRGNYIKINNAPLLLDFGPQTFKSPSDWSNIFSPLSTKPTFLTLWYQNGDAGANAQGEYPWIYSDFTTGLQNFYNNRPLGVKFGVAYPGFNTFYTEGGWGGPTWSLPYNGTGTFGQTMDMAKNSGVNWIQLATWNDYGEGTMIEPTREFGYGFLTNLQQKLGVPYGQSQLELIARLYEQRKQYAGNASKQAQLNEAFNYFVALQPDKAAAILDGGTTPPPDPTVTNAGFESGMTGWNTWSPNGTAGAAFTETYNGGHDSAYHLTHYSPGAFETWTYQIAYGIPNGNYRVRAWVRKGGDFGFSRLQAKTCAECTPAATNLGTYSAWTQLETPTISVTAGYLEFGLHTQATSGSSFVHLDDVQLIRQ; the protein is encoded by the coding sequence ATGACACGTCGTCGTTTCGTGAACGAGGGAGCGGGCATGTTCGCCGCGCTCATGCTGGCAGGCTGTGGTTCGGCTTCATCCGATACCGGGAACCGTCCAGGGACGGCGGAACCGGCCGCCACGGTCACCTCCCCCGTGGCCGTGAGCAAGACCTTCACCAAGAAGGTCTATGTCCACCTCATGCCCTGGTTCGAGAGCAATGTCTCCTCGGGCAACGGCTCCTGGGGAGTCCACTGGACCATGGCCACCAAGAACCCCAATGTGATCGACTCCACGGGCAAGCGGCAGATCGCCTCACACTACTATCCATTGATTGGACCCTACGCATCGGGCGACCAGGACGTGATTGAGTACCAGCTGCTGCTCATGAAGTACGCGGGCGTGGATGGCGTGCTCATCGACTGGCCCGGCACGCTCAATTGCGTGGACTACCCCAAGAACAAGCAGAACGCCGAGGCCTTCATCAACAAGACCGCCGCGGCGGGCCTGGACTTCGCCATTGTCTACGAGGACCACAACCTGTCGCTGGCGCCCACCTACGGCTGCTCCGTTCCCGACAAGCATGCCGCGGCCCGCAACGACATGATCTACATGCGGGACAACTACTTCTCCCGTGGCAATTACATCAAGATCAACAACGCCCCCCTGCTGCTGGACTTCGGTCCGCAGACGTTCAAGTCGCCGAGCGATTGGAGCAACATCTTCTCGCCGCTGTCGACCAAACCGACCTTCCTGACGCTCTGGTATCAGAACGGCGATGCCGGGGCCAACGCCCAGGGCGAGTACCCGTGGATCTACTCGGATTTCACGACCGGGTTGCAGAACTTCTATAACAACCGTCCGCTGGGCGTGAAGTTCGGCGTGGCCTATCCCGGCTTCAACACCTTCTACACGGAGGGTGGATGGGGCGGCCCGACCTGGAGCCTTCCCTACAATGGGACCGGCACCTTTGGCCAGACGATGGACATGGCCAAGAACAGCGGCGTGAACTGGATCCAGCTCGCCACCTGGAACGACTATGGCGAAGGCACGATGATCGAGCCGACGCGCGAGTTCGGCTATGGCTTCCTGACCAACCTGCAGCAGAAGCTCGGCGTGCCCTACGGGCAGAGCCAGCTGGAGCTCATCGCCAGGCTCTACGAGCAACGCAAGCAGTACGCGGGCAACGCGTCCAAGCAGGCGCAGCTCAACGAGGCCTTCAACTACTTCGTGGCCCTGCAGCCGGACAAGGCCGCCGCCATCCTCGATGGAGGCACCACGCCGCCACCCGATCCCACGGTCACCAATGCCGGTTTCGAGTCCGGTATGACGGGCTGGAACACCTGGTCGCCCAATGGCACCGCCGGGGCCGCGTTCACCGAGACCTATAACGGGGGCCACGACAGCGCCTACCACCTGACGCACTACAGCCCGGGGGCCTTCGAGACGTGGACCTACCAGATTGCCTACGGCATCCCCAACGGCAACTACCGGGTGCGCGCCTGGGTCCGCAAGGGCGGTGACTTCGGCTTCTCCCGGCTCCAGGCCAAGACGTGCGCCGAATGCACGCCCGCCGCCACGAACCTCGGCACGTACAGCGCCTGGACGCAACTGGAGACGCCGACCATCTCCGTGACCGCGGGCTACCTGGAGTTCGGCCTCCACACCCAGGCCACGAGCGGCAGCAGCTTCGTCCACCTGGACGACGTGCAGCTCATCCGCCAGTAG